The proteins below come from a single Marinobacter sp. MDS2 genomic window:
- a CDS encoding pseudouridine synthase: protein MLNPLFEIYSDQWLLAVHKPSGLLVHRSPIDKHETEFALQYARELNGGQHVYPIHRLDRPTSGVLLFARDPDTARLMGQAMMAGEVSKTYQAVVRGWTPDSGVIDHPLKEEPEDRRLKGQEQPVREALTHYRRLATSELPVEIERYPTSRYSWIELYPKTGRKHQLRRHMKHINHPIIGDANHGRGRHNRYFAERFGQGRLLLAATELHFQHPVTGEPVVLKTPPEQSFQDVLTLFSQT, encoded by the coding sequence ATGCTGAACCCCCTTTTTGAAATTTATTCTGACCAGTGGCTACTGGCCGTGCACAAGCCATCCGGGCTGTTGGTGCACCGAAGCCCCATCGACAAGCACGAAACCGAGTTTGCCTTGCAATACGCACGGGAGCTGAACGGCGGCCAGCATGTGTATCCGATTCATCGGCTGGACCGACCTACGTCGGGCGTGCTGCTATTCGCTCGTGACCCGGATACGGCCAGGCTCATGGGGCAGGCGATGATGGCCGGCGAGGTGTCGAAAACCTATCAGGCGGTGGTGCGTGGCTGGACACCGGATTCCGGAGTGATTGATCACCCTTTGAAGGAGGAGCCGGAAGATCGGCGATTGAAAGGGCAGGAACAGCCGGTTCGAGAAGCGCTGACTCACTACCGGAGATTGGCAACCAGCGAATTGCCTGTCGAAATCGAGCGCTACCCCACCAGCCGCTATAGCTGGATAGAGCTATACCCGAAAACCGGAAGGAAGCATCAGCTGCGCCGGCATATGAAGCACATTAATCACCCGATTATTGGCGATGCCAATCACGGTCGGGGGCGGCATAACCGGTACTTTGCCGAAAGGTTCGGGCAAGGCCGACTGTTGTTGGCTGCCACGGAGCTGCATTTTCAGCATCCGGTCACGGGTGAGCCGGTTGTCCTGAAAACACCGCCGGAACAGAGTTTTCAGGACGTATTGACTCTCTTTTCACAGACTTAA
- a CDS encoding amidase codes for MDHKQPASFHCFQDDALGSSDATDLAERIRCGEVSAGEVAEAAIARSRQAQAVLNGVATDNYEQARAHAEVAGASQSPFAGVPTFIKDNVDVKGLPSGHGSAAVPLSPAQATSPFVEQMLAQGYICLGKSTLPEFGFNASTEFANSEPTRNPWNLAYSSGASSGGSAAMVAAGVVPIAHANDGGGSIRIPAACCGLIGLKPTRGRVILNEAAKSMPVDIVSDGVVTRSVRDSAAFYAHAEHYFYNRKLPKIGHVRGPGEKRLRIGLVFDSINGHPTDADTRATVEKTAKLLEQAGHIVEPMSVPVAKSFPDDFALYWGMLAFGMKLKGHKILHPDFDKHKVNGLTHGLDRRTRKNLWKLPAAIWRLKRSWHDYAREMTGYDAVLTPVLAHTTPPLGHLSPTVPFDTLFERLTQYSNFTPLANATGAPAISVPMGLTNNNLPISVQFMAKHGDERTLLELAYTLEAEHGFPALR; via the coding sequence ATGGACCACAAACAGCCTGCCTCTTTTCACTGTTTTCAGGATGATGCGCTCGGCTCGTCCGATGCGACAGATCTCGCCGAACGAATTCGCTGCGGCGAAGTATCTGCAGGTGAAGTCGCCGAAGCGGCGATTGCAAGATCCAGGCAGGCTCAGGCAGTACTCAATGGTGTAGCCACCGACAATTACGAGCAAGCACGGGCGCACGCCGAAGTGGCAGGTGCGTCTCAATCTCCGTTCGCGGGCGTTCCGACATTCATCAAAGACAACGTAGACGTAAAAGGTTTACCCAGCGGACACGGCTCCGCAGCTGTGCCGCTCAGCCCCGCCCAAGCCACCAGCCCATTTGTTGAACAGATGCTGGCGCAGGGTTACATATGCCTCGGCAAGAGCACTCTGCCGGAATTCGGATTCAATGCCTCCACCGAGTTTGCCAACAGCGAACCGACCCGAAACCCATGGAACCTGGCCTACTCCAGCGGTGCATCCTCTGGCGGCTCGGCAGCGATGGTCGCGGCAGGAGTGGTGCCAATTGCCCACGCCAACGACGGTGGTGGCTCCATTCGCATTCCCGCCGCCTGTTGCGGCCTGATCGGGCTCAAACCCACTCGAGGTCGGGTTATCCTGAACGAAGCAGCGAAAAGCATGCCCGTGGATATCGTCAGTGACGGCGTAGTGACAAGGTCAGTGCGCGACAGTGCCGCCTTTTACGCCCATGCAGAGCACTACTTCTACAATCGGAAATTACCCAAGATTGGTCATGTGCGGGGCCCGGGTGAGAAACGCCTGCGGATTGGCTTGGTCTTCGACTCCATTAACGGCCACCCGACGGACGCAGATACCCGGGCCACGGTTGAGAAAACGGCCAAACTGCTGGAACAGGCCGGGCATATCGTTGAGCCCATGAGCGTTCCTGTGGCGAAATCCTTCCCGGACGATTTCGCACTTTACTGGGGCATGCTCGCCTTTGGCATGAAACTTAAAGGCCATAAGATCCTTCACCCCGATTTTGATAAACACAAGGTGAACGGCCTGACCCACGGCCTCGATCGCAGAACCCGTAAGAATCTCTGGAAACTTCCTGCTGCCATTTGGCGCCTGAAGCGCTCCTGGCACGATTACGCACGTGAGATGACCGGTTATGACGCGGTATTGACACCGGTACTCGCCCACACCACGCCCCCGCTGGGCCACCTTAGCCCGACGGTGCCTTTCGATACCCTGTTCGAACGGCTGACGCAGTATTCCAATTTCACACCTTTGGCCAATGCCACCGGAGCTCCAGCTATTTCAGTGCCGATGGGATTGACCAACAACAACCTTCCGATATCAGTCCAGTTCATGGCCAAGCACGGCGACGAACGCACACTGCTCGAACTGGCTTACACCCTGGAAGCGGAACACGGGTTTCCCGCCTTGCGTTAA
- the djlA gene encoding co-chaperone DjlA has product MLFAMIFGGLIGYAFGRFPGFLIGAAIGAFLFQRLKSKLVGGLQHIQQNFIESAFSVMGALCKADGVVSRDEIQMAETMFVRFRLNEEQKAIAKAAFNRGKQPDFDLDAALQQFLAAAGRQPALLQMFLQIQVSAVAADGQVHPAEHEMLLRIARGLGLPESQVDQLEAMLRGAHAGQAGSSTNYSTGQQLEDAYKVLGVAPAASDTEIKRAYRKLMSENHPDKLAGKGLPESMREMAEERTREISHAYDVIKDARKKAS; this is encoded by the coding sequence ATGCTGTTCGCTATGATCTTTGGTGGCCTGATCGGTTACGCCTTTGGCCGCTTTCCCGGCTTTTTGATTGGCGCTGCCATTGGCGCTTTCCTGTTTCAGCGTCTGAAAAGCAAGCTGGTCGGCGGGCTGCAGCACATTCAGCAGAATTTCATAGAATCGGCATTCTCGGTAATGGGTGCCTTGTGCAAAGCCGACGGAGTGGTCAGCCGCGATGAGATCCAAATGGCTGAAACCATGTTCGTACGGTTCCGGCTCAACGAAGAGCAAAAGGCGATCGCCAAAGCGGCGTTTAACCGCGGTAAGCAGCCGGATTTTGATTTAGACGCCGCGCTTCAGCAGTTTCTTGCGGCTGCGGGCCGGCAGCCGGCCCTGCTTCAGATGTTTCTTCAGATTCAGGTATCCGCGGTCGCGGCCGATGGCCAGGTTCACCCCGCCGAACACGAAATGCTACTGCGCATTGCCAGAGGGCTGGGCCTGCCTGAAAGCCAGGTAGACCAGCTCGAAGCCATGTTGCGCGGCGCTCACGCAGGCCAGGCCGGCAGCAGCACGAATTATTCGACCGGTCAGCAACTGGAGGATGCTTATAAGGTACTCGGCGTTGCACCAGCCGCTTCCGATACCGAAATCAAACGCGCGTACCGCAAATTGATGAGCGAAAACCATCCCGACAAACTGGCAGGCAAAGGCCTGCCCGAGAGCATGCGGGAAATGGCGGAAGAACGCACACGAGAAATCAGCCACGCCTACGACGTCATCAAGGACGCCAGAAAAAAGGCGTCTTAA
- a CDS encoding MgtC/SapB family protein yields MDDVASQFIASNQTALHLALSLLLGAIVGLERGWGAREQKAGERIAGIRTFSLVGFLGGLSAVLATEITVWAFPALLFCVAAIGLVAYRERLTHIRNFSITGLIGMLLTFCFGAVAVAIDPVIATAAAVVTALILDNKQEIHNWVRKLQAHELDAALKLLLISVVMLPLLPDERMGPGGVLNPREIWWMVVMIASISFVGYFAIRVAGTQKGILFTSLFAGLSSSTALTLHFARQSKQNPVLNPQFAAGILIACGTMFPRILVYCLIINPALLPDLVMPVLVMTVFLYGPAFYIWRSNIRHKSVSQPILSQNPLDLASAAVFGVLLTAILLLGEFLKNTFGDAGIYALAATSGIADVDAITLSLTRMSNNGLGMEAAVLGIVVAASVNNLVKSGIAWAIGNRHVGLLVAVPMMLSLAAGLLAAWLQ; encoded by the coding sequence ATGGATGATGTTGCAAGCCAGTTTATTGCCTCGAACCAAACCGCTCTCCACCTGGCCTTATCATTACTGCTTGGAGCCATCGTTGGCCTTGAACGAGGCTGGGGGGCCAGAGAACAAAAGGCCGGGGAACGCATTGCCGGTATCCGAACTTTCTCACTGGTGGGTTTTCTTGGTGGTTTATCAGCGGTTCTGGCCACCGAAATAACCGTTTGGGCCTTCCCCGCACTGCTCTTTTGCGTCGCAGCCATCGGGCTGGTTGCCTATCGGGAGCGTCTGACACACATTCGTAACTTCAGCATCACCGGTTTGATCGGCATGCTTCTGACCTTCTGCTTTGGCGCCGTCGCCGTTGCCATCGACCCGGTGATTGCGACTGCCGCTGCGGTTGTCACCGCCCTGATTCTGGACAACAAACAAGAAATTCATAATTGGGTTAGGAAACTGCAGGCTCATGAACTGGACGCCGCACTGAAGCTATTGCTGATTTCGGTGGTCATGCTGCCCTTGTTGCCCGACGAGCGGATGGGGCCTGGTGGAGTGCTGAATCCCAGAGAAATCTGGTGGATGGTGGTGATGATCGCCTCCATCTCCTTCGTCGGCTATTTTGCCATCCGCGTGGCCGGCACCCAGAAAGGCATATTGTTCACCAGCCTTTTTGCCGGCCTCAGTTCGTCAACCGCGCTAACGCTGCATTTTGCTCGCCAGTCGAAACAAAATCCCGTGCTCAACCCGCAGTTCGCCGCAGGGATTCTGATTGCCTGTGGTACCATGTTCCCCCGCATTCTGGTTTACTGCCTGATCATCAATCCCGCGCTGTTACCTGACCTTGTCATGCCCGTGCTGGTGATGACCGTGTTTTTATACGGCCCCGCGTTTTATATCTGGCGCAGCAACATCCGACATAAATCGGTGAGCCAACCCATCCTGTCCCAGAACCCCTTGGACCTCGCATCCGCAGCGGTATTTGGTGTGTTGCTAACAGCGATCTTGCTGCTCGGTGAGTTTCTTAAAAACACCTTTGGCGATGCCGGCATCTATGCCCTCGCCGCCACCTCTGGCATAGCCGATGTCGATGCCATCACTTTGTCGCTGACTCGTATGTCTAACAACGGCCTGGGTATGGAAGCGGCGGTTCTGGGGATTGTCGTTGCCGCCTCAGTCAACAATCTGGTGAAGTCCGGTATTGCCTGGGCCATTGGCAACCGCCATGTCGGGCTCCTGGTTGCCGTCCCTATGATGCTCTCTCTTGCCGCAGGCTTACTGGCGGCCTGGTTGCAATAG